The segment tctgtgaaacattgtgcgtatttgtgtccttctatgctttcagttttcattggccctgctaggtctgtatggattaactccaggggtttatttgctttagcatctagctccctatttctcgtttgggtaaacttgccttttgtacatatttcacacatctgatctggcttaacaacatttcccttaattaccatacctttgaccacagtttggagtttgatgacatcatcatagttgcagtgccctagaatctcgtgccatgtttgtacgtcatgacaaactttacactgatcttcatttgcatcaacagttggtagataatatagcttctcattttcgtttatgttaaatctgttaccatcttcagtgatcatgtggctctctcctttcttgaaagttatggttgctcctccgtcggctgctcttgccactgaaaagatgttgtggggatatgagggcatgtacagagcatttcgtagttgtgccctgtgctgtcgtccatcgctgtccactagatgtatcgttgctgttcctcttccttgggccattccactgcatcttgtcccatcagctagttccactgaatgagtctctggttgaaaagtgttgtcaaagcttgtaaagttatttacatcatttacaatgtgggatgtcgctcctgcatccaccataatgcctttcatctttattttgggtgctgactcactttcttcttgtgctgctttgaagaggtaatcattggattgttcatccgtaacctttctgacattgtctcgtttatctttctttttgcatatggtttcttggtgtgtgttgctcttacaaaagttgcaccacacttttcggatacacattcttgctctgtgtccttttaatccacatttgaaacatgtcagatctccatcttcacttctactttgagtgctgctggtgtacttcttctggatatttctatcttgttttgtgaacgttttcatcacattgtctgttggctcagcagtattaattttctctgactcttcgtaaatacgtaatcttcttttgaaatctgtaaatgtcacattgtcttcattttgcgttacatgtacagctaatggcttgtaagagtcaggtagacctccaagaatcatggctatgatcagactatcactgacagtctcaccggcatcacgaagtgctgtaatcaggttttctgctctgatgatgtagtccgtagttgactctctgtctgctttccgtagttttgtcaaggacgtgtacatgttgattattcgtggcttgctttttcctgagtaatggtccctcagtattttcagtgctttcctgccatcgtatgcagcatcatgtcttattaaagacaagcttttatcatcgatcaacctgatgagctctgcatagcagtctggattctttattctgtccgctgctgcttgctcttctcccactggttcatttagaacagtgtctttcaactttaaaatatgtaagtgtcccaaaaatcttgcttcccaaaggtcatacttgctttcggatccatcaaagtacagttgcggtgatactgctccagtagtacgagccgccatatttgtttaagctccgcactttagcactatgctatgctaattagctaaaactttaccgcggttacttcttcttcgagggtacatgctactttattggctaaagtcacttttatgctCCGTGTAATACTTCACGTTTGCAATACCTTTATCCTTGGTCAAGCAGTTCTCCTCTGTTAGCTCAAGGCCACACCTGCAAACTTTCTTGGCTTCTCTGTCCGTGCGTCGACTCAATGCTACCTCGCCTTGTTTGCTTGAGTTGGCTAGAATCTCTGGGGTTCCTGGGCACCATAacctgttaaggtgtttgagcttcgtgGAGTTCTTTTCTGCGTGTACATAaacgacactttcatcgagtctgtTCAACGTCCTCTTGCACGAGGTTAactttattattcttcttcttgaACATAACACACAAGtgcaccagagcgccccaagtggggaacatgcgctataacaACCAACCTCAAACACAAAGCTACACAGAGCAAGAGCGCAGATATATACAAtcccaacagtgcgccttataatccggtgcgccttaaatatggaccaatattgagccacaacaggtcttgcaactacgggatgcataacgtaaccccagcgtctattctatgcgccttataatgcggtgcgccttatatatgaaccaaGTTTTAAactaggccattcattgaaggtgtgccttataatccggtgcgctttatagtgcggaaaatacggtacatagattactgtacagataaatatattgcacttttgcatatgcatccaggtttatggatgtatgttatattgtctttatattccagcgagttaaagtAACCATCTCCACAGGTTCAACCGAAAGATGCGTCCTTTCACCCTTACTTTTTATTATATTTACTGATGAATGCAGAAGTAGGCAGGAAGACAGCTATCTGATTAAGTTCTCTGATGACACAGCACTGCGGTCCCTCCTCTATGGTTCACGATCAAAGCATGAGAACGCCCTAACGGATTTGATCTCCTGGTGTGACTGTAACTTTTAGGATATAAATGTATCTAAAGCCAAATAATTAATCATTATTTTTAGACGTAAGAAGGATATTTCTACGGAGTGCATCAtacataacaaaaaaagttgaCATTGCTTCATCATATACATATTTGGGGACCTTTTTTGACGAACAGCTCAAGTTTGATGTGAACACAGATTTTATAGTGAAGCCAGCACAACAGAGAATTTATCTTCTCAggaaatttaattatttttctgtCAGGTCTGTTATACTCTGTCGTTTTTATCAAACGTTTATTGAGAGTCttatgtgtttttcttttatttgttgGTTTCACTGTCTTTCAGTTAAAGACCGAAACAGCCTGTCTAGTATTCTTAAATCTTGCTCTAAGATTACCAGAGTAAAACTAAGAGACTTAAACCTCTTCTGCAACTGGCAAATCCTTCGAAAAGCAAAGAGCATTTTAGCCTCCCCGAGCCATGTCCTTGCGGGGGAATTCTCTCTGTTGCCTTCAGGGCGACGTTATGCCCTTCCATTGAGTAAAACAAATCGCTTTTCCAAATCATTCATCCCTTCTGCACTCAGACTCTTAAATGTTTAaactttaacatttatattttattagtATTGTGTTGTTTAATAAGACattgactttttatttattgTGAGCCATGTAGGCTTTGCGAACCAGAACAACCTGTTGCTCAAATGGAATAATTGCCCCTTGAGGGATTGATAAAGGTGTTTGAATCTTAAATCTTGAATGAAACATGTCCTCAATTTAGAGTATGTGAGTTTATATAAGACAATAAGAAAATGTAGAATATAAAATATCACTATGTCTCagcattttattttcatatttaaagTTTGGTAAAACACAAAGCCTGGTCCCtgttgcaaaaaaataaacaaatcatgTCTTTCTCAGAAGCACACACTTCCCATAAACATAGACACAGCTCACCTGTTTCCACACGTCTCAAAGTCAAAACTCTTTCTACAAAACCTTACACAAAAGTGgtcaaatacatataaataaaaaaatgtttacagtatGTTGTTCCCACAGGAGCCAGGCTGCAGTATGTGCAGAGTGACAATGTGTTTAATAGCTCTTCTAAACCAGGGATAGAACAAAGCATATATTAACGGGTTAAAAAAGGAGTTTAAAGTGTATAGATTTGCAAATGAGGACAGTATTTTGTTGTCACCTGCAAAAGAAACAATATAATATGGACAGAGACACATGAGGAAGACAAGGACAAGGACACTCAGAGTCCTGGCTGCTTTCAACTCGGATGTCTTTGCTCTTACTGTGACTGAATGTGGTTTGAATGATGTAACATGACAGCGCATGGCTCGGGCCTGAGACACAGCAACCACAAACACTCTCATGTACAGAGTGATGATGATGCTGAGAGGAATAATAAACACCACAATGAGGTCAATAATCCCACCTTCGAAGTCTATACCAATAACACACTCTCCATAGCAGGAATTAGACTTTCCAGGATGAGTCAGTCCGTCCTTTGAAATGATGCTACAGAGGAGAAAAGCAAAAAGccaacaaatacaaacaaaaagttGAACTTTTTTTACAGTGACTTTGGTATTATAATGCAGAGGATCACAAATAGCCACATAACGGTCAGCAGATATCAGCACCATGTTTCCTACTGATACGGAAGTCAGTGACACAGTCATGTAGAACCACAAAGAACAAAGAACATCACCAAAAGTCCAGCAGGATATTGTCATGTAGATCTTAATCGGTAACACCAGGAGACCCACCAGAAAGTCAGATACCGcgagagagaggaggaggaggttggtaGGAGTGTGGAGCTGCctggagaaaaaacaaaaaataaacaagacaACATATTTCTTAGTAGATTATAGAAAAAGTAAATAGACAATAACAACTACTATAGCCATGATTAAATGACAAACATGTTGTGCAATGCCAGAATATAAATGTATGCCTGAAGTGGGAGATTGAGATGATGACCAGCAGGTTGAGAACCACAGTGATGATGCAGATGATGGCCAGAAGAACCTTTAAGAGAACACCTTCAGACCAATGAGACATGGACTTCTTACAGGAGATGTTGATGAGTTGTGGAAAGCAGAGCTCTGGTTGGTACTCCTCCATCATCAAGAAGAAGAGAAGACACATGGCCTACGTTTTACATGTGGTTTATGTGTTCAAATGTTTTCGTCCAACCCATTGTACCTCCCCCAAGCAATCCTTATTGGGTCAAAGTTTTAGCCTGAGATAATGTCATCATGACAAGTCCTCTACCCTTGAGACGTTGAACATTTCTTTGAGCTTAGCTGAATGACATGACATCCTATTTGGAGCGTTGTCATATAACCAGCGCCAGCTTTAGGCCATTTGACGCCCCAGGCGAGAGAGAAATCCCCCCCCCTCCCTATCGCCCCTCCATTGAGATGATGAAAATGTATTATAATCGGGCTACTACCAACCATATTCCTTTTCGCATGGTGTTAAACACAGGCAATTTACTTGTGTTGCTGCCTGTGGATAATAGCATCGAGATGGGGAAAATATTTAAGGATCTAAATAAACATGCCAGTCATTCTGATTCTTTGCTGGGCAGTGTTAAGGTCTCAAAAGATGCCTTTCCACGTCGGGATGTGAACTGTAAGAATGCACAACACTGTAAGGATTTATGCACACTGTAtgatatgaggggccgttagggacattattcagaattacctcttacatacactactgaaatgctctcacataaacaactgaaatctttttcttttatacacactactgaaacactcttataaacactactgaaatgctcttaaatacactactgaaatgctctcacataaacaactgaaatgttcttcttttatacacactactgaaacactcttataaacactacggaaatgctcttacatacactactgaaatgctcttataaatactactgaaacactcttataaacactactgaaacactcttacatacactactgaaacactcttataaacactattgaaatgctcttacatacactactgaaacactcttataaacactactgaaatgctcttac is part of the Nerophis lumbriciformis linkage group LG31, RoL_Nlum_v2.1, whole genome shotgun sequence genome and harbors:
- the LOC133574199 gene encoding trace amine-associated receptor 13c-like → MMEEYQPELCFPQLINISCKKSMSHWSEGVLLKVLLAIICIITVVLNLLVIISISHFRQLHTPTNLLLLSLAVSDFLVGLLVLPIKIYMTISCWTFGDVLCSLWFYMTVSLTSVSVGNMVLISADRYVAICDPLHYNTKVTVKKVQLFVCICWLFAFLLCSIISKDGLTHPGKSNSCYGECVIGIDFEGGIIDLIVVFIIPLSIIITLYMRVFVVAVSQARAMRCHVTSFKPHSVTVRAKTSELKAARTLSVLVLVFLMCLCPYYIVSFAGDNKILSSFANLYTLNSFFNPLIYALFYPWFRRAIKHIVTLHILQPGSCGNNIL